The following proteins are co-located in the Paracoccaceae bacterium Fryx2 genome:
- the rpoB gene encoding DNA-directed RNA polymerase subunit beta — MSQSYVGQKRIRRYFGKIREVLEMPNLIEVQKSSYDLFLKSGDGPKPTDGDGIQGVFQSVFPIKDFNETSVLEFVKYELEKPKYDVDECQSRDMTYAAPLKVTLRLIVFDVDETTGARSVKDIKEQDVYMGDMPLMTSNGTFVVNGTERVIVSQMHRSPGVFFDHDKGKTHSSGKLLFACRIIPYRGSWLDFEFDAKDIVFARIDRRRKLPVTTLLYALGMGQEQIMDAYYETVMFHHVKNKGWVTKFFPERVRGTRPTYDIVDAATGEVICKAGDKMTPRMVKQLIDAGNVADLLLPFDQILGRYVAKDIINEQTGEIYVEAGDELTMEYDRDGGVKGGTLKVLLDQGITEIPVLDIDNVNVGPYIRNTMAADKNMGRDTALMDIYRVMRPGEPPTVEAASQLFDTLFFDSERYDLSAVGRVKMNMRLVLDAPDTQRTLSREDIIACIKALTELRDGKGEIDDIDHLGNRRVRSVGELMENQYRVGLLRMERAIKERMSSVEIDTIMPQDLINAKPAAAAVREFFGSSQLSQFMDQTNPLSEVTHKRRLSALGPGGLTRERAGFEVRDVHPTHYGRMCPIETPEGQNIGLINSLATFARVNKYGFIETPYRKVIDGKVTDEVVYMSATEEMRHTVAQANAAQDAEGRFTDDLISSRKAGEFMLNPSEAIDLIDVSPKQLVSVAASLIPFLENDDANRALMGSNMQRQAVPLLQSDAPFVGTGIEAVVARDSGAAIMARRAGVIDQVDATRIVVRATEMLDPGEPGVDIYRLRKFKRSNQSSCINQRPLVKVGDVVTRGEVVADGPCTDMGELALGRNIVVAFMPWNGYNYEDSILISERILRDDVFTSIHIEEYEVAARDTKLGPEEITRDIPNVGEEALRNLDEAGIVYIGAEVQPGDILVGKITPKGESPMTPEEKLLRAIFGEKASDVRDTSLRLPPGAYGTIVEVRVFNRHGVDKDERALQIEREEVERLARDRDDELAILERNIYSRLKTLIMGKVAVKGPKGVKAGSEINEELLSTLSRGQYWQLALGEESDAKEVEALHDQFEQQKRALEHRFEDKVEKVRRGDDLPPGVMKMVKVFVAVKRKLQPGDKMAGRHGNKGVISKVVPMEDMPFLADGTPVDFCLNPLGVPSRMNVGQILETHMGWAARGLGIKIDDALRDYRRSGDLTPVKEAMRLAYGDETYQDAFADRNDADLVELASNVTKGVPIASPVFDGAKEADVNDALVRAGFDTSGQSVVFDGRTGEQFARKVTVGVKYMLKLHHLVDDKLHARSTGPYSLVTQQPLGGKAQFGGQRLGEMEVWALEAYGAAYTLQEMLTVKSDDVAGRTKVYESIVKGEDNFEAGVPESFNVLVKEVRGLGLNMELLDAEEE; from the coding sequence ATGTCTCAGAGCTACGTCGGCCAGAAGCGTATCCGCAGATACTTCGGCAAAATCCGTGAAGTCCTCGAGATGCCGAACCTTATCGAGGTTCAGAAATCTTCTTACGACCTGTTCCTGAAGTCCGGCGACGGCCCCAAGCCGACCGATGGCGACGGGATTCAGGGCGTGTTCCAGTCGGTGTTCCCGATCAAGGACTTCAACGAGACCTCGGTTCTGGAGTTCGTGAAATACGAGCTTGAAAAGCCGAAATACGACGTTGACGAGTGCCAGAGCCGCGACATGACCTATGCCGCGCCGCTGAAGGTGACGCTGCGCCTGATCGTGTTCGATGTCGATGAAACCACCGGCGCGCGGTCGGTCAAGGACATCAAGGAACAGGACGTCTACATGGGCGACATGCCCCTGATGACCTCCAACGGCACCTTCGTGGTGAACGGCACCGAAAGGGTGATCGTCAGCCAGATGCACCGCTCGCCCGGCGTGTTCTTCGACCATGACAAGGGCAAGACCCATTCCTCGGGCAAGCTGCTGTTTGCCTGCCGGATCATTCCCTACCGTGGGTCGTGGCTCGATTTCGAGTTCGACGCCAAGGACATCGTGTTTGCCCGGATCGACCGTCGCCGCAAGCTGCCGGTGACGACGCTGCTCTATGCCCTGGGCATGGGGCAGGAGCAGATCATGGACGCCTATTACGAAACCGTGATGTTCCACCACGTCAAGAACAAGGGCTGGGTCACCAAGTTCTTCCCCGAACGGGTGCGCGGCACGCGGCCGACCTATGACATCGTCGATGCGGCCACCGGCGAGGTGATCTGCAAGGCGGGCGACAAGATGACGCCGCGCATGGTCAAGCAACTGATCGACGCGGGCAATGTGGCCGACCTGCTGCTGCCGTTCGACCAGATCCTTGGCCGCTATGTGGCGAAAGACATCATCAACGAGCAGACCGGCGAGATCTATGTCGAGGCCGGTGACGAGCTGACGATGGAATACGACCGCGACGGCGGCGTGAAGGGTGGCACGCTGAAGGTGTTGCTCGATCAGGGCATCACCGAGATTCCGGTGCTCGACATCGACAACGTCAACGTCGGCCCCTACATCCGCAACACCATGGCCGCCGACAAGAACATGGGTCGCGACACCGCGCTGATGGACATCTATCGCGTGATGCGCCCGGGCGAGCCGCCGACGGTCGAGGCCGCCAGCCAGCTGTTCGACACGCTGTTCTTCGACAGCGAACGCTACGACCTGTCGGCCGTGGGCCGGGTTAAGATGAACATGCGTCTGGTGCTGGATGCGCCCGACACGCAGCGCACCCTGAGCCGCGAAGATATCATCGCCTGCATCAAGGCGCTGACCGAACTGCGCGACGGCAAGGGCGAGATCGACGACATCGACCACCTCGGCAACCGCCGGGTGCGCTCGGTCGGCGAGCTGATGGAGAACCAGTACCGCGTCGGCCTTCTGCGGATGGAACGGGCGATCAAGGAGCGCATGTCGTCGGTGGAAATCGACACGATCATGCCGCAAGACCTGATCAACGCCAAACCGGCGGCGGCGGCGGTGCGGGAATTCTTCGGCTCCAGCCAGCTTAGCCAGTTCATGGACCAGACCAACCCGCTGTCGGAGGTGACGCACAAGCGCCGCCTGTCTGCCCTCGGGCCGGGCGGTCTGACGCGGGAACGCGCGGGCTTCGAAGTCCGCGACGTTCACCCCACCCACTATGGCCGGATGTGTCCGATCGAAACGCCCGAAGGCCAGAACATCGGCCTGATCAACTCGCTGGCCACGTTTGCCCGCGTGAACAAGTACGGCTTCATCGAGACCCCGTATCGCAAGGTGATCGACGGCAAGGTGACCGACGAGGTCGTCTACATGTCGGCCACCGAGGAAATGCGCCACACCGTGGCGCAGGCCAACGCGGCGCAGGACGCCGAAGGGCGTTTCACCGATGACCTGATTTCCTCGCGGAAAGCCGGGGAATTCATGCTGAACCCGTCGGAGGCCATCGACCTGATCGACGTGTCGCCGAAGCAGCTGGTTTCGGTCGCGGCCTCGCTGATCCCGTTCCTGGAAAACGACGACGCCAACCGGGCGCTGATGGGGTCCAACATGCAGCGTCAGGCGGTGCCGCTGCTGCAATCGGATGCGCCGTTCGTCGGCACCGGGATCGAGGCCGTCGTGGCCCGCGACTCTGGCGCCGCCATCATGGCGCGCCGGGCCGGCGTGATCGACCAGGTGGACGCAACGCGGATCGTGGTGCGCGCCACCGAGATGCTGGACCCGGGCGAACCGGGCGTCGACATCTACCGTCTGCGCAAGTTCAAGCGGTCGAACCAGTCGTCGTGCATCAACCAGCGCCCCCTGGTGAAGGTGGGCGATGTGGTGACGCGTGGCGAGGTGGTGGCCGACGGCCCCTGCACCGACATGGGTGAACTGGCGCTTGGCCGGAACATCGTCGTCGCCTTCATGCCGTGGAATGGCTACAACTATGAAGACTCGATCCTGATTTCCGAACGCATCCTGCGCGACGACGTGTTCACCTCGATCCACATCGAGGAATACGAAGTGGCGGCGCGTGACACGAAACTGGGGCCGGAAGAGATCACCCGCGACATCCCGAACGTCGGCGAGGAAGCCTTGCGCAACCTCGACGAGGCCGGGATCGTATATATCGGCGCCGAAGTGCAGCCGGGCGACATTCTGGTGGGCAAGATCACCCCCAAGGGCGAAAGCCCGATGACGCCGGAAGAAAAGCTGCTGCGCGCCATCTTCGGCGAAAAGGCGTCGGACGTGCGCGACACCTCGCTGCGCCTGCCGCCGGGGGCTTACGGCACCATCGTCGAAGTGCGGGTGTTCAACCGGCACGGCGTCGACAAGGACGAACGCGCGCTCCAGATCGAGCGTGAAGAAGTCGAACGTCTGGCGCGGGACCGCGACGACGAACTGGCGATCCTGGAGCGGAACATCTATTCGCGCCTGAAGACCCTCATCATGGGCAAGGTTGCCGTGAAGGGGCCGAAAGGCGTGAAGGCCGGTTCCGAGATCAACGAGGAGCTGCTTTCCACGCTGTCGCGCGGGCAATACTGGCAACTGGCGCTGGGTGAAGAATCCGACGCCAAGGAAGTCGAGGCCCTGCACGACCAGTTCGAGCAGCAGAAGCGCGCGCTGGAGCACCGGTTCGAAGACAAGGTGGAAAAGGTCCGCCGTGGCGACGATCTGCCTCCGGGTGTCATGAAAATGGTCAAGGTGTTCGTCGCGGTGAAGCGCAAGCTGCAACCGGGCGACAAGATGGCCGGGCGTCACGGCAACAAGGGCGTGATCTCCAAGGTGGTGCCGATGGAGGACATGCCGTTCCTCGCGGACGGCACGCCGGTCGATTTCTGCCTCAACCCGCTGGGCGTGCCCAGCCGGATGAACGTCGGGCAGATTCTCGAAACCCACATGGGCTGGGCCGCGCGCGGTCTGGGCATCAAGATCGACGATGCGCTGCGCGACTACCGCCGGTCGGGCGACCTGACCCCGGTCAAGGAAGCGATGCGCCTGGCCTACGGTGACGAGACCTATCAGGACGCCTTCGCCGACCGCAACGACGCCGATCTGGTCGAATTGGCCAGCAACGTGACCAAGGGCGTTCCGATTGCCTCGCCGGTGTTCGACGGGGCGAAGGAAGCCGACGTGAACGACGCGCTGGTGCGGGCCGGGTTCGACACCTCGGGCCAGTCGGTGGTGTTCGATGGCCGCACCGGCGAGCAGTTTGCGCGCAAGGTGACCGTGGGCGTGAAATACATGCTGAAACTCCACCACCTGGTGGACGACAAGCTGCACGCCCGCTCGACCGGACCCTACAGCCTCGTGACCCAGCAACCGCTGGGCGGCAAGGCGCAGTTCGGTGGTCAGCGTCTGGGGGAAATGGAGGTCTGGGCGCTGGAAGCCTATGGCGCCGCCTACACCCTGCAGGAAATGCTGACCGTCAAGTCGGACGACGTGGCGGGCCGGACCAAGGTCTACGAATCCATCGTCAAGGGCGAAGACAATTTCGAGGCGGGTGTCCCGGAATCGTTCAACGTTCTGGTCAAGGAAGTGCGTGGCCTCGGCCTCAACATGGAACTCCTGGATGCGGAGGAGGAGTGA
- the rplL gene encoding 50S ribosomal protein L7/L12, which yields MADLNKLAEDIVGLTLLQAQELKTILKDKYGIEPAAGGAVMVAGPAAAAAAPVEEQTEFDVVLLEAGPNKINVIKEVRAITGLGLKEAKDMVEAGGKVKEGVTKADAEGFKKKLEDAGAKVELK from the coding sequence ATGGCTGATCTGAACAAACTCGCGGAAGACATCGTCGGTCTGACCCTTCTGCAAGCGCAAGAACTGAAAACCATCCTGAAGGACAAGTATGGCATCGAGCCCGCCGCTGGCGGCGCCGTGATGGTCGCTGGTCCGGCCGCTGCCGCCGCCGCCCCGGTGGAAGAGCAGACCGAATTCGATGTCGTGCTGCTGGAAGCCGGCCCGAACAAGATCAACGTGATCAAGGAAGTCCGTGCGATCACCGGTCTTGGGCTGAAAGAAGCCAAGGACATGGTCGAAGCCGGTGGCAAGGTCAAGGAAGGCGTCACCAAAGCCGACGCCGAAGGCTTCAAGAAGAAGCTCGAAGACGCCGGTGCGAAAGTCGAGCTGAAGTAA
- the rplJ gene encoding 50S ribosomal protein L10: MDRAQKEKVVDELGQIFESSGVVVVAHYAGITVAQMQALRAKMREVGGSVRVAKNKLARIALEGKPGQGMGELLTGMTVLAYSEDPVAAAKVTEAYAKTNEKFVILGGAMGNVVLDPAGVKAVAAMPSREELLAQIVSCIGAPASSIAGAIGAPAAAIAGILSTLEEREAA; encoded by the coding sequence GTGGATAGAGCCCAGAAAGAGAAAGTGGTCGACGAACTCGGCCAGATCTTCGAAAGCTCTGGCGTGGTCGTGGTAGCACACTACGCAGGTATCACGGTTGCTCAGATGCAGGCCCTGCGCGCAAAGATGCGTGAAGTAGGCGGGTCCGTACGCGTCGCCAAGAACAAGCTCGCCAGAATCGCCCTTGAAGGCAAACCCGGCCAAGGCATGGGTGAACTTCTGACGGGCATGACCGTGCTTGCCTATTCCGAGGACCCCGTCGCTGCGGCGAAGGTCACGGAAGCCTATGCCAAGACCAACGAAAAGTTCGTTATTCTTGGCGGGGCGATGGGCAACGTGGTTCTGGATCCGGCCGGTGTGAAAGCCGTGGCCGCCATGCCGTCGCGTGAAGAGCTGCTTGCTCAGATCGTTTCGTGCATCGGTGCGCCCGCGTCGAGCATCGCCGGGGCCATTGGCGCGCCTGCTGCGGCTATCGCCGGCATCCTCTCCACCCTGGAGGAGCGGGAAGCCGCTTGA
- the rplA gene encoding 50S ribosomal protein L1: MAKLGKRTRVAREAFVAKDLISVEAAVALIKKAASAKFDETLEIAMNLGVDPRHADQMVRGVVTLPNGTGKTVRVAVFARGLKADEAKKAGADIVGAEDLMEAIQGGKIEFDRCIATPDMMPLVGRLGKILGPRNLMPNPKVGTVTMDVAGAVGNAKGGEVQFKVEKAGVIHAGVGKISFDDDKLAQNVRAFVEAVTRAKPSGAKGSYLKKVSLSSTMGPGVTVDLTSATAR; this comes from the coding sequence ATGGCAAAGCTTGGAAAACGTACCCGCGTCGCGCGGGAAGCCTTTGTCGCCAAAGACCTGATCTCGGTCGAGGCTGCTGTGGCGCTGATCAAGAAGGCGGCTTCGGCCAAGTTCGACGAGACGCTGGAAATCGCGATGAACCTCGGGGTTGACCCGCGTCACGCCGACCAGATGGTGCGTGGCGTGGTCACCCTGCCGAACGGCACGGGCAAGACGGTTCGCGTCGCGGTCTTTGCACGCGGCCTGAAGGCTGACGAGGCCAAGAAGGCCGGGGCCGACATCGTTGGCGCCGAAGACCTGATGGAAGCCATCCAGGGCGGCAAGATCGAGTTCGACCGTTGCATCGCAACGCCGGACATGATGCCGCTGGTCGGCCGTCTGGGCAAGATTCTCGGGCCGCGCAACCTGATGCCGAACCCCAAGGTCGGGACCGTGACGATGGACGTGGCGGGCGCCGTGGGCAATGCCAAGGGCGGCGAAGTGCAGTTCAAGGTCGAGAAGGCCGGCGTTATCCATGCCGGTGTCGGCAAGATCTCGTTCGACGACGACAAGCTGGCGCAGAACGTGCGCGCCTTCGTGGAAGCCGTGACGCGCGCCAAGCCGTCGGGTGCCAAGGGCTCGTACCTCAAGAAGGTGTCGCTGTCCTCGACCATGGGCCCCGGCGTGACCGTGGACCTGACGTCGGCCACCGCGCGCTGA
- the rplK gene encoding 50S ribosomal protein L11: protein MAKKVIGSLKLQVKAAQANPSPPVGPALGQRGLNIMAFVKEFNAKTADLEPGTPTPVIITYYQDKSFSLEFKTAPASFMLKKAAGLPQVGKRNRAKGSVKPGHTVAGSVTVAQIRAIAEAKMKDLNATSIEAAMQTILGSARSCGIEVKG, encoded by the coding sequence ATGGCCAAGAAAGTCATCGGCAGCCTGAAGCTGCAAGTCAAGGCGGCGCAAGCCAACCCGTCGCCGCCGGTCGGCCCGGCCCTGGGCCAGCGCGGCCTGAACATCATGGCCTTCGTGAAGGAATTCAACGCGAAGACCGCCGACCTTGAACCCGGCACGCCCACGCCGGTGATCATCACCTATTACCAGGACAAGTCGTTCAGCCTGGAATTCAAGACGGCGCCTGCTTCGTTCATGCTGAAGAAGGCCGCGGGCCTGCCGCAGGTCGGCAAGCGCAACCGCGCCAAGGGGTCGGTCAAGCCGGGGCATACTGTTGCCGGTTCGGTCACCGTGGCGCAGATCCGCGCCATTGCCGAAGCCAAGATGAAGGATCTGAACGCCACCTCGATCGAGGCCGCGATGCAGACCATTCTGGGCTCGGCGAGATCCTGCGGTATCGAGGTCAAGGGGTAA
- the nusG gene encoding transcription termination/antitermination protein NusG — MAKRWYSVSVLSNFEKKIAEQIKQAVADAGLEDEIEEVMVPTEEVIEVRRGKKVTSERRFMPGYVLVRMEMSSRGYHLISSINRVTGFLGPQGKPMPMRDAEVNAILNRVEEGLEAPRNLIRFEIGELVQVTDGPFEGFSGMVEDVDEDHSRLKVTVSIFGRATPVELEFTQVSKNT; from the coding sequence ATGGCCAAGCGGTGGTATTCGGTGAGCGTTCTCTCGAACTTCGAGAAGAAGATCGCCGAGCAGATCAAGCAGGCCGTGGCCGATGCCGGGCTCGAGGACGAGATCGAAGAGGTCATGGTTCCGACCGAGGAAGTGATCGAGGTCCGCCGCGGCAAGAAGGTCACGTCCGAGCGCCGTTTCATGCCGGGCTATGTGCTGGTGCGCATGGAAATGAGCAGCCGCGGCTATCACCTGATTTCGTCGATCAACCGCGTCACGGGATTTCTTGGTCCGCAGGGCAAGCCGATGCCGATGCGCGACGCCGAGGTGAACGCTATCCTGAACCGTGTCGAGGAAGGGCTTGAAGCGCCCCGCAACCTGATCCGGTTCGAGATCGGCGAGCTGGTGCAGGTCACCGACGGCCCGTTCGAGGGCTTTTCGGGCATGGTGGAAGATGTGGACGAAGACCACAGCCGCCTGAAGGTGACCGTGTCGATCTTCGGCCGGGCGACCCCGGTCGAACTGGAATTCACGCAGGTGTCGAAAAACACCTGA
- the secE gene encoding preprotein translocase subunit SecE: MAKANPLQFIQQTRGEIAKVIWPSRREVVLTTIMVFIMAALTATFFSLVDLAIRSGLSAVLNSFG, translated from the coding sequence ATGGCAAAGGCGAACCCCCTCCAGTTCATCCAGCAGACGCGCGGCGAAATCGCCAAGGTGATCTGGCCGTCGCGGCGGGAAGTGGTTCTGACCACCATCATGGTGTTCATCATGGCCGCGCTGACCGCCACGTTCTTTTCGCTGGTGGATCTGGCGATCCGCAGCGGGCTGAGCGCCGTGCTGAACAGCTTCGGCTGA
- the tuf gene encoding elongation factor Tu gives MAKAKFERNKPHVNIGTIGHVDHGKTTLTAAITKYFGEFKAYDQIDGAPEERARGITISTAHVEYETENRHYAHVDCPGHADYVKNMITGAAQMDGAILVVAASDGPMPQTREHILLGRQVGIPYMVVYMNKIDLVDDEELIELVEMEIRELLSSYEYPGDDIPIIKGSAHQAMIGMRKDIGEDSVRALMKAVDEYIPTPARAVDQPFLMPVEDVFSISGRGTVATGRIERGIVKVGEEVEIVGIRPNKKTVCTGVEMFRKLLDQGQAGDNVGLLLRGVDREGIERGQVLCKPGSVKPHTKFEAEAYILTKEEGGRHTPFFANYRPQFYFRTTDVTGTVQLPEGTEMVMPGDNLKFNVELIQPIAMEEKLRFAIREGGRTVGAGVVSKIIA, from the coding sequence ATGGCAAAGGCAAAGTTTGAACGCAACAAACCGCACGTCAACATCGGCACGATCGGCCACGTTGACCACGGCAAGACGACGCTGACGGCGGCGATCACCAAGTATTTCGGCGAGTTCAAGGCCTACGACCAGATCGACGGCGCGCCGGAAGAGCGGGCGCGCGGGATCACGATCTCGACCGCGCATGTGGAATACGAGACCGAGAACCGCCACTACGCCCACGTCGACTGCCCCGGCCACGCCGACTATGTGAAGAACATGATCACCGGCGCGGCGCAGATGGACGGCGCGATCCTGGTGGTTGCGGCCTCGGACGGCCCGATGCCGCAGACGCGCGAGCACATCCTGCTCGGCCGTCAGGTCGGCATTCCCTACATGGTCGTCTACATGAACAAGATCGACCTCGTCGATGACGAGGAACTGATCGAACTGGTCGAGATGGAAATCCGCGAACTGCTGTCGTCCTACGAATACCCGGGCGACGACATTCCGATCATCAAGGGCTCGGCCCACCAGGCGATGATCGGCATGCGCAAGGACATCGGCGAGGACTCGGTCCGCGCGCTGATGAAGGCGGTCGACGAGTATATCCCGACCCCGGCGCGTGCGGTTGACCAGCCGTTCCTGATGCCGGTCGAGGACGTGTTCTCGATCTCGGGCCGCGGCACGGTTGCCACCGGCCGGATCGAGCGCGGCATCGTCAAGGTTGGCGAGGAAGTCGAGATCGTCGGCATTCGCCCGAACAAGAAGACGGTCTGCACCGGCGTCGAGATGTTCCGCAAGCTCTTGGACCAGGGCCAGGCGGGCGACAACGTCGGCCTGCTGCTGCGCGGCGTCGACCGCGAGGGCATCGAGCGCGGGCAGGTGCTGTGCAAGCCCGGCTCGGTGAAGCCGCACACCAAGTTCGAAGCCGAAGCCTACATCCTGACCAAGGAAGAGGGCGGCCGCCACACGCCGTTCTTCGCCAACTACCGCCCGCAGTTCTACTTCCGCACCACCGACGTGACCGGCACCGTGCAACTGCCGGAAGGCACCGAAATGGTGATGCCGGGCGACAACCTGAAGTTCAACGTGGAACTGATCCAGCCGATCGCCATGGAAGAAAAACTGCGCTTCGCCATCCGTGAAGGCGGCCGCACCGTCGGTGCAGGCGTCGTCTCGAAAATCATCGCCTGA
- a CDS encoding cytochrome P450, producing MTEPLPYPVRVPLGTRPLGLLGSLKAARRNVLELIPQSATHLPLVSGQSGKRWHMVMDPATLRRILRDRVEDYPKSVVTRLILEPAIGDSLFVAEGADWLWQRRTAAPAFSQRNIAALAPVMTAAASNASDRLARVARPGGARAANLFDEMVAATFEVISDVTFSDGEGFDRAAVHGAIETYINQMAKVSLLDMLGAPSWVPRPSRVFAGSGMQDMKRAADAAIDDRRRLGARPVPDLLDLLLAGEDPRSGRKMTTAELRDNLLTFIVAGHETTALTLAWALYLCAFDPAVQDAARAEAKAVLGSRAATAGDMAALPLTRRIVDEALRLYPPAGFLSRTARAHDTLCGTEIRPGDTVMLPIYALHRHHLLWSDPDRFDPKRFADPKAIDRFAYLPFGDGPRICIGANFALQEAVIILATLLGRFRFAPVPGRAPRPVMILTLRPEGGVWLTVEHC from the coding sequence ATGACCGAACCCCTCCCCTACCCCGTCCGCGTGCCGCTGGGCACCCGACCGCTGGGCCTGCTCGGCTCGCTGAAAGCGGCGCGGCGCAATGTGCTGGAACTGATTCCGCAAAGCGCCACCCACCTGCCGCTGGTTTCCGGGCAGTCGGGCAAACGCTGGCACATGGTGATGGACCCGGCGACGCTTCGCCGCATCCTGCGCGACAGGGTCGAGGACTACCCGAAATCGGTGGTGACCCGGCTGATCCTCGAACCCGCCATCGGCGACAGCCTGTTCGTAGCCGAAGGTGCCGACTGGTTGTGGCAGCGCCGCACCGCCGCCCCTGCATTCTCGCAGCGCAACATCGCCGCGCTGGCACCGGTGATGACGGCGGCGGCAAGCAACGCCAGCGACAGGCTCGCCCGCGTGGCGCGACCCGGCGGCGCGCGCGCGGCAAACCTGTTCGACGAAATGGTGGCGGCAACCTTCGAGGTGATCTCGGACGTCACCTTTTCGGATGGCGAGGGCTTCGACCGCGCCGCGGTGCATGGCGCCATCGAGACCTACATCAACCAGATGGCGAAGGTCTCGCTGCTGGACATGCTGGGCGCGCCTTCGTGGGTGCCGCGCCCGTCGCGGGTGTTCGCGGGCAGCGGGATGCAGGACATGAAGCGCGCCGCCGATGCCGCGATCGACGACCGCCGCCGCCTCGGCGCGCGCCCGGTGCCCGACCTGCTCGACCTGCTGCTGGCAGGCGAGGACCCGCGGTCGGGGCGAAAGATGACCACCGCCGAATTGCGCGACAACCTGCTGACCTTCATCGTGGCCGGGCATGAAACCACGGCGCTGACGCTGGCCTGGGCGCTTTACCTCTGCGCCTTCGACCCGGCAGTGCAGGACGCGGCGCGCGCCGAGGCGAAGGCGGTGCTGGGCAGCCGCGCCGCCACGGCCGGCGACATGGCCGCCCTGCCACTGACCCGCCGCATCGTGGACGAGGCGCTGCGCCTCTATCCGCCCGCAGGCTTCCTGTCGCGCACCGCCCGAGCACACGACACGCTCTGCGGCACCGAAATCCGCCCCGGCGATACCGTGATGCTGCCGATCTACGCGCTGCACCGCCATCACCTGCTCTGGTCCGACCCCGACCGGTTCGACCCGAAACGCTTCGCCGACCCGAAGGCCATCGACCGCTTCGCCTACCTGCCGTTCGGCGACGGCCCCCGCATCTGCATCGGCGCGAATTTTGCCCTGCAGGAGGCAGTGATCATCCTCGCCACCCTGCTTGGCCGCTTCCGTTTCGCGCCGGTGCCGGGGCGCGCGCCGAGGCCGGTGATGATCCTGACCCTGCGCCCAGAAGGCGGCGTCTGGCTGACGGTCGAACACTGCTGA